A single genomic interval of Spinacia oleracea cultivar Varoflay chromosome 6, BTI_SOV_V1, whole genome shotgun sequence harbors:
- the LOC110781778 gene encoding ATP-dependent Clp protease proteolytic subunit-related protein 4, chloroplastic, producing the protein MAAAMASSHSFLTTRLYSSSPPTQSKPTTSTTACSSAATSFRASSAPTLKASLSMNFLSPFVGGSVSADFSGHKLRRNHSLTSSNSRPKRGVVTMVIPFSRGSAWEQPPPDLASYLYKNRIVYLGMSLVPSVTELILAEFLYLQYEDEEKPIYLYINSTGTTKGGEKLGYETEAFAIYDVMRYVKPPIFTLCVGNAWGEAALLLAAGAKGNRAALPSSTIMMKQPIARFQGQATDVELARKEVTNVKTELVKLFSRHIGKTPEEIEADIRRPKYFSPSEAVEYGIIDKVLYNERSTEDKGVIADLKKAQFI; encoded by the exons ATGGCAGCAGCAATGGCGTCATCGCACTCTTTCCTCACCACCCGATTATATTCATCATCTCCTCCAACTCAATCCAAACCGACCACCAGTACCACCGCCTGTTCCTCCGCCGCCACCTCATTTCGCGCCTCATCTGCCCCCACTCTCAAAGCTTCTCTTTCCatgaattttctctctcctttcgtcGGCGGCAGCGTCTCTGCTGACTTCTCCGGCCATAAACTCCGAAGGAATCACTCTCTAACCTCATCGAATTCTCGCCCTAAGCGCGGCGTCGTCACCATG GTCATACCTTTCTCTAGAGGAAGTGCTTGGGAACAGCCGCCGCCAGATTTGGCTTCCTACTTGTATAAGAACCGAATAGTTTACTTAGGCATGTCTCTTGTGCCTTCTGTGACTGAGCTAATACTTGCAGAGTTCCTTTATCTTCAATATGAGGATGAGGAGAAGCCAATATATCTTTACATCAATTCTACAGGAACAACAAAG GGTGGTGAGAAGCTGGGTTATGAAACAGAGGCATTTGCTATATACGATGTTATGAG GTATGTCAAGCCACCTATTTTTACTCTCTGTGTTGGCAATGCCTGGGGAGAGGCAGCCTTGCTTTTAGCTGCTGGTGCAAAGGGAAATCGTGCTGCCCTGCCATCCTCTACCATTATGATGAAACAG CCAATTGCAAGGTTCCAAGGTCAAGCAACTGATGTTGAGCTAGCTAGGAAAGAAGTAACAAACGTGAAGACAGAATTG GTTAAGCTGTTCTCAAGACATATTGGAAAAACTCCTGAAGAGATTGAAGCTGACATTCGACGTCCAAAATATTTCAGCCCGAGTGAAGCTGTTGAATATGGTATCATTGATAAG GTTCTCTACAATGAAAGAAGCACAGAGGACAAGGGAGTTATTGCAGACCTGAAGAAAGCACAGTTTATTTAG
- the LOC110781331 gene encoding ankyrin repeat-containing protein BDA1-like, whose product MDRRLVDVCQAGNIEALYALLDDEPNILNFIDDIPFTRTPLHLAVLAQKPVFAKEIAVLRPSFITKIDRFGYNPVHLAAENGELEMVRSLLEKLGPGKEISKGKENRTPLHFAVISGKIDVVKFLVKCYPDCIMDTTTRHETVLHLAVKNKQLGVFLVLLKHLKLVVSDVVFNDLLNCKDEEGNTVFDLATIMKQQQMVEALLSSCTNSAGILGVLALPSAYNRAN is encoded by the exons atggaTAGAAGATTAGTAGATGTATGTCAAGCAGGAAATATTGAAGCACTTTATGCATTACTTGATGATGAGCCAAACATCCTTAACTTCATAGATGATATCCCATTTACTAGAACTCCTTTACACTTAGCCGTATTAGCTCAAAAACCTGTATTTGCTAAGGAAATCGCGGTATTAAGACCGTCTTTTATCACCAAAATAGATCGGTTTGGGTATAATCCTGTTCACTTAGCTGCAGAAAATGGTGAATTAGAGATGGTAAGAAGTTTACTGGAAAAATTAGGCCCAGGAAAAGAGATCAGTAAGGGTAAAGAAAACAGAACACCCCTGCATTTTGCAGTTATTTCTGGTAAGATTGATGTTGTTAAATTTCTTGTAAAGTGTTACCCAGATTGTATCATGGACACGACAACACGACACGAAACTGTTCTTCACCTTGCTGTGAAGAACAAACAGTTGGGTGTTTTCTTGGTGTTGCTTAAACACCTCAAATTGGTGGTTAGTGATGTTGTTTTTAATGATTTGTTGAATTGTAAGGATGAAGAAGGCAACACTGTATTCGACTTAGCAACCATTATGAAACAGCAACAG ATGGTTGAAGCATTGCTGAGCAGTTGCACCAATTCAGCTGGAATCCTTGGAGTACTTGCCCTACCCTCTGCTTATAATCGTGCAAATTAA
- the LOC130464236 gene encoding uncharacterized protein: protein MFLSKYTNIGSFEKLDIETPDIYVKKIVFGCEYYAKVQGQPILMRKDIIAATIINCLPNKFPYLELKEKFKDMHSDNGTPNLTKYGTWDGRWKYDSEILTTIIEAAESGFRDGKIVGSHVGDSVTEEPMGISVNNDLEENDVAVENENVGVEAEYPNPAAHEPTIEISSDSDAELESEQEMASEPNQDEDMGEDANPEEDPDEDPEEEFDNLEI from the coding sequence atgtttctttccaagtatactaacataggatccttcgagaaacttgatatagaaacccctgatatttacgtgaagaaaattgtgtttggatgtgaatattatgctaaagttcaagggcaacctatcttaatgagaaaggatatcatagcagccacaatcattaattgcttacctaacaaatttccatacctagaactcaaggaaaagtttaaagacatgcattctgataatgggactccaaacttgactaagtatggaacttgggatggtagatggaaatatgattcagaaattctgaccaccattattgaagcggcagaaagtgggtttagagacggtaaaatcgtagggagtcatgttggggattcagttacagaagaacctatgggaattagtgtaaataatgacctagaggaaaatgatgtagctgtggagaatgagaatgtaggtgttgaggcagagtatcctaacccagcggctcatgagccaaccattgagatctctagtgattcggatgcagagctcgaaagtgaacaggagatggcaagtgagcctaatcaagatgaagacatgggtgaagatgcaaaccctgaggaagaccccgatgaagaccctgaagaagagttcgataatcttgagatctaa